In Primulina eburnea isolate SZY01 chromosome 3, ASM2296580v1, whole genome shotgun sequence, one DNA window encodes the following:
- the LOC140827608 gene encoding rho GTPase-activating protein REN1 isoform X2: protein MTNVNADSSQGEGGINEPSPPPAPPSPAFHGGSKVYKSGPLFLSSKGIGWTSWKKRWFILTQTSLVFFRTDPNVVPQKGSEVNLTLGGIDLNSSGSVVVKEDKKLLTVLFPDGRDGRAFTLKAETLEDLHEWKAALEEALKNAPSAALVIGQNGKLKNDQPNAADVSSEQSKDRHVKSLIIGRPILLALEDIDGTPSFLEKALRFVEENGLKTEGILRQAADVDDVEHRIREFEKGKCEFSLDEDPHVIADCVKCVIRELPSSPVPASCCKALLEACRTERGMRVNAVRLAICETFPEPNRRLLQRILMMMQKVASNKAVNRMSTSAVAACMAPLLLRPLLAGDCDLENDFDVGGDGSVQLLQAAAAANHAQTIVITLLEEYDNIFGECSVTPEPYTDSEESGSESEEITDDDEDSFDDDGDDATEDSRADADEDFDNEFSASSSETSENEYHKKMQISGSHSSGSESHQVDDVLKASQNYSSSSSQSEMLQHGCIEKIDEVQNHCDDDAKIQLNDSNEILGAYPSESSRLQHSSKPSHEPVRNVRRSAVWGRTPGKKNLSMESIDIPFEDEAEILKLESMKSDLQNKISKEEKANLHLQDALEKRKRDLHERRLALEKDVVRLQEQLKKELELRTVLEAGLRISRQPHSVPSIADEKIKAELDEIVLTEADILSLKQRAADLELHLIQQHEQNSRIGYDVGNQLNQSPNDQSKLKKKQLDVGALIISGAPDNSSRSKHEYNLEKTDGYKDRKLDSPSSTRKSLPLIPQADSFRNPKATGALNLSPNTELGKNTPSTTGSRKSNTRGEGTNSTTSALSKLTNRLNFLKERRSQIATELRNLDKGENSSQPIQNLGQSGGSEHCHCNQDSKEQSLEKIQDLENFESSHKSGDQNDRGTRLEVFPNLDRGKSESFPVDDKVRTRIPPRTYSR from the exons ATGACAAACGTAAATGCCGATTCATCTCAG GGGGAAGGTGGCATTAACGAGCCATCTCCGCCACCAGCACCACCGAGCCCCGCTTTTCATGGTGGCAGTAAG GTCTATAAGAGCGGCCCACTATTTTTATCCTCAAAAG GTATTGGATGGACATCATGGAAGAAAAGGTGGTTTATTTTAACTCAAACTTCCTTGGTCTTCTTCAGAACTGATCCA AATGTGGTCCCTCAGAAAGGGAGTGAAGTCAATTTAACCCTTGGAGGAATTGACCTAAATAGTTCAGGCAG TGTTGTTGTCAAAGAAGATAAAAAATTGCTCACCGTACTCTTTCCTGATGGGCGCGATGGACGAGCGTTCACACTCAAG GCAGAGACACTGGAAGATCTGCACGAGTGGAAGGCTGCTCTCGAGGAAGCTTTAAAAAATGCACCTAGTGCTGCTCTTGTTATCGGGCAAAATGGTAAACTCAAGAACGATCAGCCTAATGCAGCTGATGTTTCTTCAGAACAAT CTAAAGATAGACACGTTAAATCCTTGATCATCGGTCGACCAATTTTACTTGCTCTAGAAGATATAGATGGCACTCCATCCTTTTTGGAAAAAGCTCTTAGATTTGTCGAGGAAAATG GCCTTAAAACAGAAGGAATCTTGAGGCAAGCTGCTGATGTTGATGATGTGGAGCATCGAATAAGAGAGTTTGAAAAAG GGAAATGTGAGTTTTCTCTGGACGAGGATCCACATGTTATTGCTGACTGTGTTAAG TGCGTTATTCGAGAGTTACCTTCATCGCCAGTTCCTGCATCTTGCTGCAAGGCCCTCCTTGAAGCATGCC GAACGGAGCGTGGGATGAGAGTAAATGCTGTGCGTTTAGCAATATGTGAAACATTTCCGGAGCCCAATCGTCGCTTGTTACAAAG AATTCTTATGATGATGCAAAAGGTGGCTTCTAACAAGGCTGTGAACAGAATGAGCACATCAGCTGTAGCAGCTTGCATGGCTCCCTTGCTTCTTCGCCCCCTTCTTGCTGGTGATTGTGATCTAGAAAATGATTTTGATGTGGGTGGTGATGGTTCTGTCCAACTTTTGCAAGCAGCTGCTGCGGCGAATCATGCACAGACCATTGTTATTACATTACTCGAGGAATACGATAATATATTTGGG GAATGTTCTGTAACCCCTGAACCCTATACTGATTCGGAAGAGAGTGGTAGTGAGAGTGAGGAAATTACAGATGATGATGAAGATAGCTTTGACGATGATGGGGATGATGCTACTGAAGACTCCCGTGCAGATGCAGACGAAGATTTTGATAATGAATTCAGTGCAAGTAGTAGTGAAACCTCTGAAAATGAATATCACAAAAAG ATGCAGATCTCTGGAAGTCACAGCTCAGGGTCCGAGTCTCATCAAGTAGATGATGTTCTTAAAGCCAGTCAAAATTACTCATCAAGTTCTTCTCAGAGTGAAATGCTTCAACATGGTTGCATAGAGAAAATTGATGAAGTTCAGAACCATTGTGATGATGATGCCAAAATTCAACTGAATGACTCCAATGAAATATTAGGAGCCTATCCTAGTGAATCATCAAGGTTGCAACACTCTTCTAAACCATCACATGAACCAGTTCGCAACGTACGACGATCTGCTGTTTGGGGGCGCACGCCT GGAAAGAAGAACCTTTCCATGGAGTCTATTGACATTCCTTTTGAAGATGA GGCTGAAATACTAAAGCTCGAGTCCATGAAATCTGATTTGCAGAACAAGATCTCTAAGGAG GAAAAGGCAAACTTGCATTTGCAGGATGCCCTGGAGAAGCGGAAGCGTGATTTACATGAACGTCGTCTAGCTCTTGAGAAAGAT GTGGTAAGGCTACAAGAGCAGTTAAAGAAGGAGTTAGAGCTGAGGACAGTACTTGAAGCTGGACTCCGAATATCTCGACAACCTCATTCTGTTCCATCCATTGCTGATGAGAAG ATTAAGGCAGAGCTGGATGAAATTGTTCTAACAGAGGCAGATATTTTAAGTTTAAAGCAGCGGGCTGCTGATCTTGAACTTCATCTTATTCAACAGCATGAACAAAACTCTAGGATTGGGTATGATGTAGGGAATCAGCTCAATCAAAGTCCAAATGATCAGTCAAAGTT GAAAAAGAAACAGTTGGATGTTGGGGCGTTAATTATCTCCGGTGCTCCAGATAATTCTTCAAGAAGTAAG CATGAGTACAACTTGGAGAAGACAGACGGTTACAAAGACAGGAAATTAGATTCTCCATCTTCCACAAGAAAATCATTGCCTCTGATTCCACAAGCAGACTCCTTTCGAAATCCAAAAGCCACTGGAGCTTTGAATTTGTCACCTAACACAGAGTTAGGCAAAAATACGCCCAGCACAACCGGTTCTAGAAAGTCTAATACGAGGGGAGAG GGCACTAATTCCACCACTTCTGCTCTGTCAAAGCTGACAAACCGACTTAATTTCTTAAAGGAACGACGTTCACAAATTGCGACTGAGCTCCGAAATTTGGACAAAGGTGAAAATTCATCTCAGCCCATCCAAAACCTTGGACAAAGTGGAGGATCAGAGCATTGCCACTGTAATCAAGACTCCAAAGAACAATCCTTGGAAAAAATCCAAGACCTGGAGAACTTTGAATCGTCCCACAAGTCCGGTGACCAAAATGATAGGGGAACAAGATTGGAAGTGTTCCCAAATCTAGACCGGGGAAAATCAGAAAGCTTCCCAGTAGATGATAAAGTTCGAACAAGAATTCCTCCAAGAACCTACTCTAGATGA
- the LOC140827608 gene encoding rho GTPase-activating protein REN1 isoform X8: protein MTNVNADSSQGEGGINEPSPPPAPPSPAFHGGSKVYKSGPLFLSSKGIGWTSWKKRWFILTQTSLVFFRTDPNVVPQKGSEVNLTLGGIDLNSSGSVVVKEDKKLLTVLFPDGRDGRAFTLKAETLEDLHEWKAALEEALKNAPSAALVIGQNGKLKNDQPNAADVSSEQSKDRHVKSLIIGRPILLALEDIDGTPSFLEKALRFVEENGLKTEGILRQAADVDDVEHRIREFEKGKCEFSLDEDPHVIADCVKCVIRELPSSPVPASCCKALLEACRTERGMRVNAVRLAICETFPEPNRRLLQRILMMMQKVASNKAVNRMSTSAVAACMAPLLLRPLLAGDCDLENDFDVGGDGSVQLLQAAAAANHAQTIVITLLEEYDNIFGECSVTPEPYTDSEESGSESEEITDDDEDSFDDDGDDATEDSRADADEDFDNEFSASSSETSENEYHKKMQISGSHSSGSESHQVDDVLKASQNYSSSSSQSEMLQHGCIEKIDEVQNHCDDDAKIQLNDSNEILGAYPSESSRLQHSSKPSHEPVRNVRRSAVWGRTPGKKNLSMESIDIPFEDEAEILKLESMKSDLQNKISKEEKANLHLQDALEKRKRDLHERRLALEKDVVRLQEQLKKELELRTVLEAGLRISRQPHSVPSIADEKHEQNSRIGYDVGNQLNQSPNDQSKLKKKQLDVGALIISGAPDNSSRSKHEYNLEKTDGYKDRKLDSPSSTRKSLPLIPQADSFRNPKATGALNLSPNTELGKNTPSTTGSRKSNTRGEGTNSTTSALSKLTNRLNFLKERRSQIATELRNLDKGENSSQPIQNLGQSGGSEHCHCNQDSKEQSLEKIQDLENFESSHKSGDQNDRGTRLEVFPNLDRGKSESFPVDDKVRTRIPPRTYSR, encoded by the exons ATGACAAACGTAAATGCCGATTCATCTCAG GGGGAAGGTGGCATTAACGAGCCATCTCCGCCACCAGCACCACCGAGCCCCGCTTTTCATGGTGGCAGTAAG GTCTATAAGAGCGGCCCACTATTTTTATCCTCAAAAG GTATTGGATGGACATCATGGAAGAAAAGGTGGTTTATTTTAACTCAAACTTCCTTGGTCTTCTTCAGAACTGATCCA AATGTGGTCCCTCAGAAAGGGAGTGAAGTCAATTTAACCCTTGGAGGAATTGACCTAAATAGTTCAGGCAG TGTTGTTGTCAAAGAAGATAAAAAATTGCTCACCGTACTCTTTCCTGATGGGCGCGATGGACGAGCGTTCACACTCAAG GCAGAGACACTGGAAGATCTGCACGAGTGGAAGGCTGCTCTCGAGGAAGCTTTAAAAAATGCACCTAGTGCTGCTCTTGTTATCGGGCAAAATGGTAAACTCAAGAACGATCAGCCTAATGCAGCTGATGTTTCTTCAGAACAAT CTAAAGATAGACACGTTAAATCCTTGATCATCGGTCGACCAATTTTACTTGCTCTAGAAGATATAGATGGCACTCCATCCTTTTTGGAAAAAGCTCTTAGATTTGTCGAGGAAAATG GCCTTAAAACAGAAGGAATCTTGAGGCAAGCTGCTGATGTTGATGATGTGGAGCATCGAATAAGAGAGTTTGAAAAAG GGAAATGTGAGTTTTCTCTGGACGAGGATCCACATGTTATTGCTGACTGTGTTAAG TGCGTTATTCGAGAGTTACCTTCATCGCCAGTTCCTGCATCTTGCTGCAAGGCCCTCCTTGAAGCATGCC GAACGGAGCGTGGGATGAGAGTAAATGCTGTGCGTTTAGCAATATGTGAAACATTTCCGGAGCCCAATCGTCGCTTGTTACAAAG AATTCTTATGATGATGCAAAAGGTGGCTTCTAACAAGGCTGTGAACAGAATGAGCACATCAGCTGTAGCAGCTTGCATGGCTCCCTTGCTTCTTCGCCCCCTTCTTGCTGGTGATTGTGATCTAGAAAATGATTTTGATGTGGGTGGTGATGGTTCTGTCCAACTTTTGCAAGCAGCTGCTGCGGCGAATCATGCACAGACCATTGTTATTACATTACTCGAGGAATACGATAATATATTTGGG GAATGTTCTGTAACCCCTGAACCCTATACTGATTCGGAAGAGAGTGGTAGTGAGAGTGAGGAAATTACAGATGATGATGAAGATAGCTTTGACGATGATGGGGATGATGCTACTGAAGACTCCCGTGCAGATGCAGACGAAGATTTTGATAATGAATTCAGTGCAAGTAGTAGTGAAACCTCTGAAAATGAATATCACAAAAAG ATGCAGATCTCTGGAAGTCACAGCTCAGGGTCCGAGTCTCATCAAGTAGATGATGTTCTTAAAGCCAGTCAAAATTACTCATCAAGTTCTTCTCAGAGTGAAATGCTTCAACATGGTTGCATAGAGAAAATTGATGAAGTTCAGAACCATTGTGATGATGATGCCAAAATTCAACTGAATGACTCCAATGAAATATTAGGAGCCTATCCTAGTGAATCATCAAGGTTGCAACACTCTTCTAAACCATCACATGAACCAGTTCGCAACGTACGACGATCTGCTGTTTGGGGGCGCACGCCT GGAAAGAAGAACCTTTCCATGGAGTCTATTGACATTCCTTTTGAAGATGA GGCTGAAATACTAAAGCTCGAGTCCATGAAATCTGATTTGCAGAACAAGATCTCTAAGGAG GAAAAGGCAAACTTGCATTTGCAGGATGCCCTGGAGAAGCGGAAGCGTGATTTACATGAACGTCGTCTAGCTCTTGAGAAAGAT GTGGTAAGGCTACAAGAGCAGTTAAAGAAGGAGTTAGAGCTGAGGACAGTACTTGAAGCTGGACTCCGAATATCTCGACAACCTCATTCTGTTCCATCCATTGCTGATGAGAAG CATGAACAAAACTCTAGGATTGGGTATGATGTAGGGAATCAGCTCAATCAAAGTCCAAATGATCAGTCAAAGTT GAAAAAGAAACAGTTGGATGTTGGGGCGTTAATTATCTCCGGTGCTCCAGATAATTCTTCAAGAAGTAAG CATGAGTACAACTTGGAGAAGACAGACGGTTACAAAGACAGGAAATTAGATTCTCCATCTTCCACAAGAAAATCATTGCCTCTGATTCCACAAGCAGACTCCTTTCGAAATCCAAAAGCCACTGGAGCTTTGAATTTGTCACCTAACACAGAGTTAGGCAAAAATACGCCCAGCACAACCGGTTCTAGAAAGTCTAATACGAGGGGAGAG GGCACTAATTCCACCACTTCTGCTCTGTCAAAGCTGACAAACCGACTTAATTTCTTAAAGGAACGACGTTCACAAATTGCGACTGAGCTCCGAAATTTGGACAAAGGTGAAAATTCATCTCAGCCCATCCAAAACCTTGGACAAAGTGGAGGATCAGAGCATTGCCACTGTAATCAAGACTCCAAAGAACAATCCTTGGAAAAAATCCAAGACCTGGAGAACTTTGAATCGTCCCACAAGTCCGGTGACCAAAATGATAGGGGAACAAGATTGGAAGTGTTCCCAAATCTAGACCGGGGAAAATCAGAAAGCTTCCCAGTAGATGATAAAGTTCGAACAAGAATTCCTCCAAGAACCTACTCTAGATGA
- the LOC140827608 gene encoding rho GTPase-activating protein REN1 isoform X7, translating into MTNVNADSSQGEGGINEPSPPPAPPSPAFHGGSKVYKSGPLFLSSKGIGWTSWKKRWFILTQTSLVFFRTDPNVVPQKGSEVNLTLGGIDLNSSGSVVVKEDKKLLTVLFPDGRDGRAFTLKAETLEDLHEWKAALEEALKNAPSAALVIGQNGKLKNDQPNAADVSSEQSKDRHVKSLIIGRPILLALEDIDGTPSFLEKALRFVEENGLKTEGILRQAADVDDVEHRIREFEKGKCEFSLDEDPHVIADCVKCVIRELPSSPVPASCCKALLEACRTERGMRVNAVRLAICETFPEPNRRLLQRILMMMQKVASNKAVNRMSTSAVAACMAPLLLRPLLAGDCDLENDFDVGGDGSVQLLQAAAAANHAQTIVITLLEEYDNIFGECSVTPEPYTDSEESGSESEEITDDDEDSFDDDGDDATEDSRADADEDFDNEFSASSSETSENEYHKKMQISGSHSSGSESHQVDDVLKASQNYSSSSSQSEMLQHGCIEKIDEVQNHCDDDAKIQLNDSNEILGAYPSESSRLQHSSKPSHEPVRNVRRSAVWGRTPGKKNLSMESIDIPFEDEAEILKLESMKSDLQNKISKEEKANLHLQDALEKRKRDLHERRLALEKDVVRLQEQLKKELELRTVLEAGLRISRQPHSVPSIADEKHEQNSRIGYDVGNQLNQSPNDQSKFRKKKQLDVGALIISGAPDNSSRSKHEYNLEKTDGYKDRKLDSPSSTRKSLPLIPQADSFRNPKATGALNLSPNTELGKNTPSTTGSRKSNTRGEGTNSTTSALSKLTNRLNFLKERRSQIATELRNLDKGENSSQPIQNLGQSGGSEHCHCNQDSKEQSLEKIQDLENFESSHKSGDQNDRGTRLEVFPNLDRGKSESFPVDDKVRTRIPPRTYSR; encoded by the exons ATGACAAACGTAAATGCCGATTCATCTCAG GGGGAAGGTGGCATTAACGAGCCATCTCCGCCACCAGCACCACCGAGCCCCGCTTTTCATGGTGGCAGTAAG GTCTATAAGAGCGGCCCACTATTTTTATCCTCAAAAG GTATTGGATGGACATCATGGAAGAAAAGGTGGTTTATTTTAACTCAAACTTCCTTGGTCTTCTTCAGAACTGATCCA AATGTGGTCCCTCAGAAAGGGAGTGAAGTCAATTTAACCCTTGGAGGAATTGACCTAAATAGTTCAGGCAG TGTTGTTGTCAAAGAAGATAAAAAATTGCTCACCGTACTCTTTCCTGATGGGCGCGATGGACGAGCGTTCACACTCAAG GCAGAGACACTGGAAGATCTGCACGAGTGGAAGGCTGCTCTCGAGGAAGCTTTAAAAAATGCACCTAGTGCTGCTCTTGTTATCGGGCAAAATGGTAAACTCAAGAACGATCAGCCTAATGCAGCTGATGTTTCTTCAGAACAAT CTAAAGATAGACACGTTAAATCCTTGATCATCGGTCGACCAATTTTACTTGCTCTAGAAGATATAGATGGCACTCCATCCTTTTTGGAAAAAGCTCTTAGATTTGTCGAGGAAAATG GCCTTAAAACAGAAGGAATCTTGAGGCAAGCTGCTGATGTTGATGATGTGGAGCATCGAATAAGAGAGTTTGAAAAAG GGAAATGTGAGTTTTCTCTGGACGAGGATCCACATGTTATTGCTGACTGTGTTAAG TGCGTTATTCGAGAGTTACCTTCATCGCCAGTTCCTGCATCTTGCTGCAAGGCCCTCCTTGAAGCATGCC GAACGGAGCGTGGGATGAGAGTAAATGCTGTGCGTTTAGCAATATGTGAAACATTTCCGGAGCCCAATCGTCGCTTGTTACAAAG AATTCTTATGATGATGCAAAAGGTGGCTTCTAACAAGGCTGTGAACAGAATGAGCACATCAGCTGTAGCAGCTTGCATGGCTCCCTTGCTTCTTCGCCCCCTTCTTGCTGGTGATTGTGATCTAGAAAATGATTTTGATGTGGGTGGTGATGGTTCTGTCCAACTTTTGCAAGCAGCTGCTGCGGCGAATCATGCACAGACCATTGTTATTACATTACTCGAGGAATACGATAATATATTTGGG GAATGTTCTGTAACCCCTGAACCCTATACTGATTCGGAAGAGAGTGGTAGTGAGAGTGAGGAAATTACAGATGATGATGAAGATAGCTTTGACGATGATGGGGATGATGCTACTGAAGACTCCCGTGCAGATGCAGACGAAGATTTTGATAATGAATTCAGTGCAAGTAGTAGTGAAACCTCTGAAAATGAATATCACAAAAAG ATGCAGATCTCTGGAAGTCACAGCTCAGGGTCCGAGTCTCATCAAGTAGATGATGTTCTTAAAGCCAGTCAAAATTACTCATCAAGTTCTTCTCAGAGTGAAATGCTTCAACATGGTTGCATAGAGAAAATTGATGAAGTTCAGAACCATTGTGATGATGATGCCAAAATTCAACTGAATGACTCCAATGAAATATTAGGAGCCTATCCTAGTGAATCATCAAGGTTGCAACACTCTTCTAAACCATCACATGAACCAGTTCGCAACGTACGACGATCTGCTGTTTGGGGGCGCACGCCT GGAAAGAAGAACCTTTCCATGGAGTCTATTGACATTCCTTTTGAAGATGA GGCTGAAATACTAAAGCTCGAGTCCATGAAATCTGATTTGCAGAACAAGATCTCTAAGGAG GAAAAGGCAAACTTGCATTTGCAGGATGCCCTGGAGAAGCGGAAGCGTGATTTACATGAACGTCGTCTAGCTCTTGAGAAAGAT GTGGTAAGGCTACAAGAGCAGTTAAAGAAGGAGTTAGAGCTGAGGACAGTACTTGAAGCTGGACTCCGAATATCTCGACAACCTCATTCTGTTCCATCCATTGCTGATGAGAAG CATGAACAAAACTCTAGGATTGGGTATGATGTAGGGAATCAGCTCAATCAAAGTCCAAATGATCAGTCAAAGTT CAGGAAAAAGAAACAGTTGGATGTTGGGGCGTTAATTATCTCCGGTGCTCCAGATAATTCTTCAAGAAGTAAG CATGAGTACAACTTGGAGAAGACAGACGGTTACAAAGACAGGAAATTAGATTCTCCATCTTCCACAAGAAAATCATTGCCTCTGATTCCACAAGCAGACTCCTTTCGAAATCCAAAAGCCACTGGAGCTTTGAATTTGTCACCTAACACAGAGTTAGGCAAAAATACGCCCAGCACAACCGGTTCTAGAAAGTCTAATACGAGGGGAGAG GGCACTAATTCCACCACTTCTGCTCTGTCAAAGCTGACAAACCGACTTAATTTCTTAAAGGAACGACGTTCACAAATTGCGACTGAGCTCCGAAATTTGGACAAAGGTGAAAATTCATCTCAGCCCATCCAAAACCTTGGACAAAGTGGAGGATCAGAGCATTGCCACTGTAATCAAGACTCCAAAGAACAATCCTTGGAAAAAATCCAAGACCTGGAGAACTTTGAATCGTCCCACAAGTCCGGTGACCAAAATGATAGGGGAACAAGATTGGAAGTGTTCCCAAATCTAGACCGGGGAAAATCAGAAAGCTTCCCAGTAGATGATAAAGTTCGAACAAGAATTCCTCCAAGAACCTACTCTAGATGA
- the LOC140827608 gene encoding rho GTPase-activating protein REN1 isoform X4, translating to MTNVNADSSQGEGGINEPSPPPAPPSPAFHGGSKVYKSGPLFLSSKGIGWTSWKKRWFILTQTSLVFFRTDPNVVPQKGSEVNLTLGGIDLNSSGSVVVKEDKKLLTVLFPDGRDGRAFTLKAETLEDLHEWKAALEEALKNAPSAALVIGQNGKLKNDQPNAADVSSEQSKDRHVKSLIIGRPILLALEDIDGTPSFLEKALRFVEENGLKTEGILRQAADVDDVEHRIREFEKGKCEFSLDEDPHVIADCVKCVIRELPSSPVPASCCKALLEACRTERGMRVNAVRLAICETFPEPNRRLLQRILMMMQKVASNKAVNRMSTSAVAACMAPLLLRPLLAGDCDLENDFDVGGDGSVQLLQAAAAANHAQTIVITLLEEYDNIFGECSVTPEPYTDSEESGSESEEITDDDEDSFDDDGDDATEDSRADADEDFDNEFSASSSETSENEYHKKISGSHSSGSESHQVDDVLKASQNYSSSSSQSEMLQHGCIEKIDEVQNHCDDDAKIQLNDSNEILGAYPSESSRLQHSSKPSHEPVRNVRRSAVWGRTPGKKNLSMESIDIPFEDEAEILKLESMKSDLQNKISKEEKANLHLQDALEKRKRDLHERRLALEKDVVRLQEQLKKELELRTVLEAGLRISRQPHSVPSIADEKIKAELDEIVLTEADILSLKQRAADLELHLIQQHEQNSRIGYDVGNQLNQSPNDQSKFRKKKQLDVGALIISGAPDNSSRSKHEYNLEKTDGYKDRKLDSPSSTRKSLPLIPQADSFRNPKATGALNLSPNTELGKNTPSTTGSRKSNTRGEGTNSTTSALSKLTNRLNFLKERRSQIATELRNLDKGENSSQPIQNLGQSGGSEHCHCNQDSKEQSLEKIQDLENFESSHKSGDQNDRGTRLEVFPNLDRGKSESFPVDDKVRTRIPPRTYSR from the exons ATGACAAACGTAAATGCCGATTCATCTCAG GGGGAAGGTGGCATTAACGAGCCATCTCCGCCACCAGCACCACCGAGCCCCGCTTTTCATGGTGGCAGTAAG GTCTATAAGAGCGGCCCACTATTTTTATCCTCAAAAG GTATTGGATGGACATCATGGAAGAAAAGGTGGTTTATTTTAACTCAAACTTCCTTGGTCTTCTTCAGAACTGATCCA AATGTGGTCCCTCAGAAAGGGAGTGAAGTCAATTTAACCCTTGGAGGAATTGACCTAAATAGTTCAGGCAG TGTTGTTGTCAAAGAAGATAAAAAATTGCTCACCGTACTCTTTCCTGATGGGCGCGATGGACGAGCGTTCACACTCAAG GCAGAGACACTGGAAGATCTGCACGAGTGGAAGGCTGCTCTCGAGGAAGCTTTAAAAAATGCACCTAGTGCTGCTCTTGTTATCGGGCAAAATGGTAAACTCAAGAACGATCAGCCTAATGCAGCTGATGTTTCTTCAGAACAAT CTAAAGATAGACACGTTAAATCCTTGATCATCGGTCGACCAATTTTACTTGCTCTAGAAGATATAGATGGCACTCCATCCTTTTTGGAAAAAGCTCTTAGATTTGTCGAGGAAAATG GCCTTAAAACAGAAGGAATCTTGAGGCAAGCTGCTGATGTTGATGATGTGGAGCATCGAATAAGAGAGTTTGAAAAAG GGAAATGTGAGTTTTCTCTGGACGAGGATCCACATGTTATTGCTGACTGTGTTAAG TGCGTTATTCGAGAGTTACCTTCATCGCCAGTTCCTGCATCTTGCTGCAAGGCCCTCCTTGAAGCATGCC GAACGGAGCGTGGGATGAGAGTAAATGCTGTGCGTTTAGCAATATGTGAAACATTTCCGGAGCCCAATCGTCGCTTGTTACAAAG AATTCTTATGATGATGCAAAAGGTGGCTTCTAACAAGGCTGTGAACAGAATGAGCACATCAGCTGTAGCAGCTTGCATGGCTCCCTTGCTTCTTCGCCCCCTTCTTGCTGGTGATTGTGATCTAGAAAATGATTTTGATGTGGGTGGTGATGGTTCTGTCCAACTTTTGCAAGCAGCTGCTGCGGCGAATCATGCACAGACCATTGTTATTACATTACTCGAGGAATACGATAATATATTTGGG GAATGTTCTGTAACCCCTGAACCCTATACTGATTCGGAAGAGAGTGGTAGTGAGAGTGAGGAAATTACAGATGATGATGAAGATAGCTTTGACGATGATGGGGATGATGCTACTGAAGACTCCCGTGCAGATGCAGACGAAGATTTTGATAATGAATTCAGTGCAAGTAGTAGTGAAACCTCTGAAAATGAATATCACAAAAAG ATCTCTGGAAGTCACAGCTCAGGGTCCGAGTCTCATCAAGTAGATGATGTTCTTAAAGCCAGTCAAAATTACTCATCAAGTTCTTCTCAGAGTGAAATGCTTCAACATGGTTGCATAGAGAAAATTGATGAAGTTCAGAACCATTGTGATGATGATGCCAAAATTCAACTGAATGACTCCAATGAAATATTAGGAGCCTATCCTAGTGAATCATCAAGGTTGCAACACTCTTCTAAACCATCACATGAACCAGTTCGCAACGTACGACGATCTGCTGTTTGGGGGCGCACGCCT GGAAAGAAGAACCTTTCCATGGAGTCTATTGACATTCCTTTTGAAGATGA GGCTGAAATACTAAAGCTCGAGTCCATGAAATCTGATTTGCAGAACAAGATCTCTAAGGAG GAAAAGGCAAACTTGCATTTGCAGGATGCCCTGGAGAAGCGGAAGCGTGATTTACATGAACGTCGTCTAGCTCTTGAGAAAGAT GTGGTAAGGCTACAAGAGCAGTTAAAGAAGGAGTTAGAGCTGAGGACAGTACTTGAAGCTGGACTCCGAATATCTCGACAACCTCATTCTGTTCCATCCATTGCTGATGAGAAG ATTAAGGCAGAGCTGGATGAAATTGTTCTAACAGAGGCAGATATTTTAAGTTTAAAGCAGCGGGCTGCTGATCTTGAACTTCATCTTATTCAACAGCATGAACAAAACTCTAGGATTGGGTATGATGTAGGGAATCAGCTCAATCAAAGTCCAAATGATCAGTCAAAGTT CAGGAAAAAGAAACAGTTGGATGTTGGGGCGTTAATTATCTCCGGTGCTCCAGATAATTCTTCAAGAAGTAAG CATGAGTACAACTTGGAGAAGACAGACGGTTACAAAGACAGGAAATTAGATTCTCCATCTTCCACAAGAAAATCATTGCCTCTGATTCCACAAGCAGACTCCTTTCGAAATCCAAAAGCCACTGGAGCTTTGAATTTGTCACCTAACACAGAGTTAGGCAAAAATACGCCCAGCACAACCGGTTCTAGAAAGTCTAATACGAGGGGAGAG GGCACTAATTCCACCACTTCTGCTCTGTCAAAGCTGACAAACCGACTTAATTTCTTAAAGGAACGACGTTCACAAATTGCGACTGAGCTCCGAAATTTGGACAAAGGTGAAAATTCATCTCAGCCCATCCAAAACCTTGGACAAAGTGGAGGATCAGAGCATTGCCACTGTAATCAAGACTCCAAAGAACAATCCTTGGAAAAAATCCAAGACCTGGAGAACTTTGAATCGTCCCACAAGTCCGGTGACCAAAATGATAGGGGAACAAGATTGGAAGTGTTCCCAAATCTAGACCGGGGAAAATCAGAAAGCTTCCCAGTAGATGATAAAGTTCGAACAAGAATTCCTCCAAGAACCTACTCTAGATGA